A stretch of the Planktothricoides raciborskii GIHE-MW2 genome encodes the following:
- a CDS encoding mannose-1-phosphate guanylyltransferase, with protein MIPVILAGGKGERFWPLSRQQRPKQFLSLDGSGRSLLQATADRLLDISGGWQNLWVVSRGDLIDALREQLPDLPPENLLLEPEGRDTAPAVAWSTWEIVQRYGEDAAIGFFPADHWIDKPEVFEQTLTAASELAREKRAIVTLGVKPGYAATGYGYIEQGEAVGEFGGLPAYQVSRFTEKPDLATAEEFLATGRFSWNSGMFIFRGGVVLDELRQYAPEIVNPIASIGVAGYGEVPKKSIDYALMEKTKLAYVLPVDFGWDDLGDWNAIARLLQGDKPNVELAQHLGLDTTGSLFYATGEDDLIVTIGLEDMVVVRDGKVTLIVKKDRTQEIKQVLKKLQDHPKFSQEC; from the coding sequence ATGATACCTGTGATTCTGGCGGGAGGAAAAGGGGAACGCTTCTGGCCCCTCAGCCGCCAGCAACGACCGAAGCAGTTTTTAAGCTTAGATGGCAGTGGCCGATCGCTGTTACAAGCTACCGCCGATCGCTTATTAGATATTAGTGGCGGTTGGCAAAATTTATGGGTAGTCTCGCGGGGTGATTTAATCGACGCTTTGCGAGAACAGTTGCCGGACTTGCCACCGGAAAATTTACTCCTAGAACCGGAAGGACGAGACACCGCCCCAGCAGTGGCTTGGAGTACCTGGGAAATTGTCCAACGTTATGGGGAAGATGCGGCGATCGGGTTCTTCCCCGCAGACCATTGGATTGACAAACCAGAGGTTTTTGAGCAAACTTTAACCGCTGCCAGTGAGTTAGCCAGAGAAAAACGGGCGATCGTCACCTTGGGGGTCAAACCGGGTTATGCCGCCACCGGCTACGGCTATATTGAACAAGGAGAAGCCGTAGGAGAATTTGGTGGGTTGCCCGCTTACCAGGTCAGCCGGTTTACAGAAAAACCGGATCTGGCTACTGCTGAGGAGTTTTTGGCCACGGGTCGGTTTAGCTGGAATAGTGGGATGTTTATTTTCCGAGGAGGCGTGGTTCTCGACGAACTAAGGCAATATGCCCCAGAAATTGTCAACCCGATCGCATCCATTGGGGTGGCTGGTTATGGGGAAGTTCCCAAAAAGAGTATTGACTATGCTCTGATGGAAAAGACTAAACTGGCTTATGTCTTACCCGTGGATTTTGGTTGGGATGATTTGGGGGACTGGAATGCGATCGCCCGCTTACTTCAAGGGGACAAACCCAATGTAGAACTAGCCCAACATTTGGGACTTGATACCACCGGGTCTTTATTCTATGCCACTGGGGAGGACGATCTAATTGTCACCATTGGACTAGAAGATATGGTGGTGGTGCGCGATGGTAAAGTCACCCTAATCGTCAAAAAAGACCGCACCCAAGAAATCAAGCAAGTTCTGAAAAAACTGCAAGACCATCCTAAATTTAGTCAAGAATGTTAA
- a CDS encoding LCP family protein produces MVARLIYWGFTGSLIAITAATLGGVAALLRPNFPPLPLESYFYPKNKLTPGFKQYQLSRPINLLIMGVDPVIPASASGEFPAADMFSGRSDTMILLRCDPANYSITLLWIPRDTLVKIPEHGYGKINQANAIGGAALASRVVSLNFNYIPIDRYVRIRTSALSELVDLLGGVEIFVPAAMSYTDITGQLTINLSPGWQTINGNQAMQFARFRSDELGDIRRIQRQQSLLGALRQRIYNPALISAWPQIISIFRQYIDTNLTTEEMLTLVNFIVQDQPPQLKMLMLPGKFSNSPKDASGDWLVYAGIRQQIIQEHFQDKPVNFAENRPVPKTIKIAIQNATDHHKDSEKLAQYLKSQGFKNVYEIEPWAIAQRQSLIIAQKGNIQEAEWLQNLLTVGKVEASSIGDINSDITIRVGLDVNQRFMIERKK; encoded by the coding sequence ATGGTAGCACGGCTAATCTACTGGGGCTTTACTGGTTCACTGATCGCCATCACCGCCGCCACTCTTGGCGGGGTTGCCGCTTTATTGCGACCCAATTTTCCCCCACTGCCATTAGAATCCTATTTTTATCCCAAAAATAAATTAACCCCAGGATTTAAGCAATATCAACTCTCGCGACCAATCAATCTTTTGATCATGGGAGTCGATCCGGTAATTCCTGCTTCAGCATCTGGGGAATTCCCCGCAGCCGATATGTTTTCCGGTCGCAGTGATACGATGATTTTACTCCGCTGCGATCCCGCTAATTATTCTATTACACTTTTATGGATTCCTCGCGATACTTTAGTCAAAATTCCCGAACATGGCTACGGGAAAATTAATCAAGCAAATGCGATCGGGGGTGCGGCCTTAGCGTCACGAGTAGTCAGTCTTAACTTTAACTATATTCCCATCGATCGCTATGTGAGAATTCGCACTAGCGCTTTAAGTGAATTAGTTGATTTACTTGGCGGGGTAGAAATATTTGTTCCCGCTGCCATGTCTTATACAGATATCACCGGCCAATTAACCATTAATTTATCTCCCGGTTGGCAAACCATTAATGGCAATCAAGCGATGCAATTTGCCCGATTTAGAAGTGATGAATTAGGAGATATTAGGCGCATTCAAAGACAACAATCGTTATTAGGGGCATTGCGTCAAAGGATTTATAATCCAGCCTTAATCAGCGCTTGGCCTCAAATAATTTCAATTTTTCGACAGTACATTGACACCAACCTGACCACGGAAGAAATGCTGACTTTAGTCAATTTTATCGTTCAAGACCAGCCCCCGCAGTTAAAAATGCTGATGCTGCCCGGTAAATTTAGTAATTCCCCCAAGGATGCAAGTGGCGATTGGTTGGTTTATGCGGGTATTCGACAGCAAATTATTCAAGAACATTTTCAGGATAAACCCGTAAACTTTGCAGAAAATCGCCCCGTTCCTAAAACGATTAAAATTGCGATTCAAAATGCTACAGATCACCACAAAGACAGTGAGAAATTAGCCCAATATCTAAAATCCCAAGGATTTAAAAACGTTTATGAAATTGAACCCTGGGCGATCGCCCAACGTCAAAGTCTGATTATCGCGCAAAAAGGCAATATTCAAGAAGCAGAATGGCTGCAAAATTTATTGACCGTGGGCAAAGTTGAAGCCAGTTCAATTGGAGATATTAATTCTGATATTACCATTAGAGTAGGTTTAGATGTGAATCAACGATTTATGATTGAACGAAAAAAGTAA
- a CDS encoding TlyA family RNA methyltransferase, with protein MAKQRLDTLLVEFNLCSSRQQAQRLIRAGEVMVDRQVIDKPGTEVKIDAKIEVKERSPYVSRGGEKLAKALAVYPITVANRICLDGGISTGGFTDCLLQAGARLVYGIDVGYGQVDWGLRNDPRVVLRERTNIRHLTRDELYGDRPELPDLGVVDVSFISLTKVMPALWELLQPPREVVWLVKPQFEVGRSRVGKNGVVRDPDDQGSAIFQVLQAAQEFGWQYRGLIWSPIAGPAGNIEYLLWLAMDSETPAPDLGAIKEITKAAQQNVKK; from the coding sequence ATGGCGAAACAACGACTCGACACATTATTAGTAGAATTCAACCTCTGCTCTTCTCGGCAACAAGCTCAAAGGCTGATCCGCGCTGGGGAGGTGATGGTGGATCGCCAGGTAATTGATAAACCAGGCACCGAGGTGAAAATTGATGCAAAAATCGAGGTAAAAGAGCGATCGCCCTACGTTTCCAGAGGGGGCGAAAAACTAGCCAAAGCTTTGGCGGTTTATCCCATAACTGTAGCAAATCGGATTTGTTTGGATGGGGGCATTTCTACTGGCGGTTTTACCGATTGTTTGCTGCAAGCAGGCGCCCGGTTAGTGTATGGCATTGATGTGGGTTATGGTCAGGTGGATTGGGGTTTGCGGAACGATCCCCGTGTGGTGTTGCGGGAACGCACGAATATCCGCCACTTGACCAGGGATGAGTTATATGGCGATCGCCCAGAATTGCCGGACTTGGGGGTGGTAGATGTTTCCTTTATTTCTTTAACCAAAGTTATGCCAGCCCTTTGGGAATTGTTGCAACCACCGAGAGAAGTGGTTTGGTTGGTCAAGCCACAGTTTGAGGTGGGGCGATCGCGGGTGGGGAAAAATGGGGTAGTCAGGGATCCGGACGACCAAGGGTCAGCAATTTTTCAAGTGTTACAAGCTGCCCAAGAATTTGGCTGGCAATATCGCGGCTTAATTTGGTCGCCGATCGCCGGACCTGCGGGTAATATTGAGTATTTACTCTGGTTGGCAATGGATAGTGAAACCCCGGCGCCGGACTTAGGGGCGATTAAAGAAATCACTAAAGCGGCCCAACAAAATGTGAAAAAGTGA
- a CDS encoding DUF6714 family protein — protein sequence MDQTLYPCPCCGYHTLTAPPPETYSICPICCWEDDGDIQRLFGDRISQSNQVSLRQAQRNFMEFGACEPEWLDWVRSPTPEDFRDPNWQPLDIIIEQRRIALISKITLAFQNTELKGGITIHQARALDDYEDPEQARQIDAHLPWQEIPDKWLENFSDVFAFMDGKGFRYYIPAYMIWCLKYQQFESNSYWSTIDYLKKPHHDHFDFFSDEQITAIAEFIELIDIT from the coding sequence ATGGATCAAACCCTATATCCCTGTCCTTGCTGTGGCTATCACACTTTAACGGCACCGCCACCAGAAACTTATTCAATTTGTCCGATTTGTTGTTGGGAAGATGATGGAGATATCCAGCGATTATTTGGCGATCGCATTAGTCAATCTAATCAAGTTTCTTTACGACAAGCCCAACGAAACTTTATGGAATTTGGGGCTTGCGAACCAGAATGGTTAGACTGGGTGCGATCGCCTACCCCTGAAGACTTTAGAGATCCAAATTGGCAACCCCTAGATATTATTATTGAACAGCGGCGAATTGCCCTGATTTCTAAAATTACTTTAGCTTTTCAAAACACCGAACTTAAAGGGGGCATTACCATCCATCAAGCCAGGGCATTAGATGACTATGAAGACCCGGAACAGGCTCGCCAAATTGATGCTCATCTCCCCTGGCAGGAAATCCCAGATAAGTGGCTGGAGAATTTCTCGGATGTTTTTGCTTTTATGGATGGCAAAGGATTTCGCTATTATATCCCAGCTTATATGATTTGGTGCTTGAAATATCAACAGTTTGAGAGTAACTCTTACTGGAGTACCATTGACTATTTGAAAAAGCCTCATCACGACCATTTTGATTTTTTTAGTGATGAGCAAATTACTGCGATCGCAGAATTTATTGAACTGATAGATATTACCTAA
- a CDS encoding DUF1818 family protein, whose translation MAKLLKSGNGWRIGWDPDAPEYQGLVGTEDWAIELTQGELDDFCRLLIQLAQNMTVMADELMDSEKIACEAETDLVWMQVEGYPHAYNLQAIFNTGRRCEALWPETVVPELLHAVQVLKTF comes from the coding sequence ATGGCAAAATTACTCAAAAGTGGCAATGGCTGGCGCATTGGCTGGGATCCAGATGCCCCCGAATATCAAGGCTTGGTCGGGACGGAAGACTGGGCGATCGAACTGACTCAGGGGGAATTAGATGATTTTTGTCGCTTGCTGATCCAATTAGCCCAAAACATGACTGTGATGGCCGATGAGTTGATGGACTCAGAAAAAATTGCTTGTGAAGCGGAGACGGATTTAGTCTGGATGCAAGTAGAAGGCTATCCCCATGCCTATAATTTGCAGGCGATCTTCAATACCGGGCGACGCTGTGAAGCCTTATGGCCAGAGACCGTTGTCCCGGAATTGCTGCACGCGGTACAAGTTCTGAAAACTTTTTGA
- a CDS encoding DNA-directed RNA polymerase subunit omega: MYHRPPSQNNQLMRQAEELIAASSNRYRITVQVANRAKRRRAEDFDSMDEPAMKPVIQAVVEMWEELNQPEIIAD; encoded by the coding sequence ATGTATCACCGTCCTCCTTCCCAGAATAATCAACTGATGCGTCAAGCAGAAGAATTGATTGCCGCCTCATCTAATCGTTACCGGATTACCGTCCAAGTGGCAAATCGGGCAAAACGTCGGCGGGCAGAAGATTTTGACAGTATGGACGAACCGGCGATGAAGCCAGTGATCCAAGCGGTGGTTGAAATGTGGGAAGAATTGAATCAACCAGAAATTATCGCTGACTAA
- a CDS encoding phosphomannose isomerase type II C-terminal cupin domain, with protein sequence MSNEIKESQQDPIPTTQAAEGETESKYWGAVTVLETGSRYRISRVEVKPGHRMMTQVHYHRSEHWIVVSGTAKVVCNNKETLVMPNQSTYVPSCTPHHVENPGVIPLVMIEVQNGDYLGDDDTVRLSDEEAVTWK encoded by the coding sequence ATGAGCAACGAAATCAAAGAAAGTCAACAAGATCCCATCCCCACCACCCAAGCAGCAGAGGGAGAAACCGAATCTAAATATTGGGGCGCAGTTACAGTCTTAGAAACCGGATCCCGTTATCGGATTAGTCGGGTAGAAGTCAAACCCGGACATCGGATGATGACCCAAGTTCACTATCATCGCAGTGAACATTGGATCGTAGTTTCTGGTACAGCTAAAGTCGTTTGTAACAACAAAGAAACTTTGGTTATGCCCAACCAGTCCACCTATGTACCTTCTTGCACTCCCCACCATGTAGAAAATCCGGGGGTTATTCCTCTGGTGATGATTGAAGTCCAAAATGGTGACTATTTAGGCGATGATGACACCGTTCGCTTATCGGACGAAGAAGCCGTAACCTGGAAATAG
- a CDS encoding TRAFs-binding domain-containing protein gives MNYQPKPIDTEKVILTTEHLKLTELLAKNTHELWSQQRLADGWKYGEKRDDVKKEHPCLVPYEDLPESEKEYDRRTALGAIKTFLALGYRIEGNATNLSAYQNWFPNQNENNGDTTTNLVPILESLKKSSELNLLSLLQIKRETIHLHPKTPDIYRVLGDSILRLGEPLMAYDVIAEGLEKWPNDIRLQQLMALALARSGATHRANSMLLELLESGHHDEETISLLARTHKDLGLQTTDPEEKKEQLKLAAKRYKEAYQRSDSYYPGINAATMAMLIGDKKEAFTLAEEVRDRCLAQLQRLQQRTSDDYWLVATLGESCLILQQFSEAKQWYARAVQLGEKRFGDLSSTRRNATLLLKYAETGWPSATMRDLLPIPRVAVFTGHMIDQPDRPSPRFPLELETEVYQAIRDRLQKLDARLGYASAACGADILFLEAILELGGEAHVVLPYEREQFIKESVDIIPGSNWVKRFHRVLEQATEVIVPSHQCLEHGNVVYEYANRLLHGLAKMRSEQLETDLVPLAVWDGKPGGVGGTGSVVQDWEKWGYQVEVIDLTAILSSYDQKISSSPITAIHRSLALKQPGIYEWSIAKRIEESLHKKPTSCERQIVALLFADVVQFSRLTEDRMLPFLQNFLGAVADLIKRSPHAPVMKNTWGDGLYFVFNTVRDAGLFALELCEFINRTNWEEKNLPKDLNLRIALHSGPVYRLIDPVTGQINYIGSHVSHAARIEPISPPGKVYASQEFAAMTSSERVTDFTCDYVGQIPLAKGYGTFPTYHVRRRQAD, from the coding sequence TTGAATTACCAGCCAAAACCCATAGATACGGAAAAGGTGATTCTGACCACTGAACACCTAAAACTCACTGAGTTGTTAGCGAAAAACACCCACGAACTTTGGTCACAACAGCGATTAGCCGATGGTTGGAAATATGGAGAAAAACGGGATGATGTCAAAAAAGAACATCCCTGTTTAGTTCCTTATGAAGATTTACCGGAATCGGAGAAAGAATACGATCGCCGCACCGCATTAGGTGCGATTAAAACTTTTTTGGCGTTAGGCTATCGGATTGAAGGAAATGCCACTAATTTATCAGCATATCAAAATTGGTTCCCCAATCAGAATGAAAATAACGGCGATACGACAACAAATTTAGTGCCAATTTTAGAAAGTTTAAAAAAGTCCTCTGAGTTGAATTTACTTTCTTTGCTGCAAATAAAACGAGAAACTATTCATCTCCATCCGAAAACTCCCGATATTTATCGAGTATTGGGGGATTCAATCCTCCGTTTAGGTGAGCCTTTAATGGCTTATGATGTGATTGCTGAAGGGTTAGAAAAATGGCCTAATGATATTCGTTTACAGCAATTAATGGCTTTAGCTTTGGCGCGTAGCGGTGCCACTCATCGGGCTAATTCGATGCTCTTGGAACTGCTAGAATCAGGACATCACGATGAAGAAACCATTAGTCTTTTGGCTCGGACGCATAAAGATTTAGGTCTCCAAACTACGGATCCAGAAGAGAAAAAAGAACAGTTAAAATTAGCGGCGAAACGGTATAAAGAAGCCTATCAGCGTAGTGATAGTTATTATCCGGGAATTAACGCCGCAACAATGGCTATGTTAATCGGGGACAAAAAAGAGGCGTTTACCCTAGCAGAAGAGGTGCGCGATCGCTGTTTAGCGCAATTACAACGGTTGCAGCAAAGAACCAGTGATGATTATTGGTTGGTGGCGACTTTAGGCGAAAGTTGTCTAATTTTACAGCAATTTTCCGAAGCCAAACAATGGTATGCTCGCGCTGTCCAGTTGGGAGAAAAACGCTTTGGGGATTTAAGTTCTACTCGACGCAATGCCACTTTATTATTAAAATATGCAGAAACCGGGTGGCCATCGGCAACTATGCGGGACTTATTGCCCATTCCTCGCGTGGCGGTATTTACAGGACACATGATTGACCAACCCGATCGCCCATCTCCCAGATTTCCCCTAGAATTAGAAACCGAAGTATATCAAGCTATTCGCGATCGCCTCCAAAAATTAGACGCTCGTTTGGGTTATGCTTCTGCCGCTTGCGGGGCAGATATTTTATTTCTGGAAGCGATCCTAGAATTGGGAGGTGAAGCCCATGTAGTTTTGCCCTACGAACGAGAACAATTTATTAAAGAATCAGTGGATATTATTCCTGGGAGCAATTGGGTAAAACGCTTCCATCGGGTACTGGAACAAGCCACAGAAGTAATCGTGCCTTCGCACCAATGTTTGGAACATGGCAACGTGGTTTATGAATATGCTAACCGGCTGCTTCATGGGTTAGCCAAAATGCGATCAGAACAGTTAGAAACTGACTTAGTACCCTTGGCGGTATGGGATGGCAAACCGGGAGGAGTTGGGGGGACTGGCAGTGTAGTTCAAGACTGGGAAAAATGGGGTTATCAAGTAGAGGTGATTGATTTAACGGCGATTTTGTCATCTTACGATCAAAAAATATCTTCTAGCCCGATTACAGCCATTCATAGATCACTGGCTTTGAAACAGCCGGGGATCTATGAATGGTCGATCGCCAAGCGAATTGAAGAATCTCTGCACAAGAAACCGACATCTTGTGAACGGCAAATCGTGGCTTTATTATTTGCCGATGTGGTGCAATTTTCCCGATTAACGGAGGATCGAATGTTGCCATTTTTGCAAAATTTCCTCGGTGCCGTTGCCGATTTAATCAAGCGATCGCCCCATGCCCCCGTAATGAAAAACACCTGGGGCGATGGACTATATTTTGTCTTTAATACCGTCCGAGATGCCGGATTATTTGCCCTAGAACTCTGTGAATTTATCAACCGTACCAACTGGGAAGAAAAAAACCTACCCAAAGATTTAAATTTACGCATTGCCTTACATTCAGGCCCAGTTTATCGACTCATTGATCCGGTTACTGGACAAATTAATTATATTGGATCTCATGTTTCTCATGCAGCGAGAATTGAGCCAATTTCTCCCCCCGGAAAAGTTTACGCCAGTCAAGAATTTGCCGCCATGACTTCCTCGGAAAGAGTCACAGATTTTACCTGCGATTATGTAGGACAAATTCCCCTAGCTAAAGGCTATGGCACATTTCCCACCTATCATGTTCGGCGGCGGCAAGCAGATTAA
- the chlP gene encoding geranylgeranyl reductase, which translates to MALRVAVVGGGPAGSSAAETLVKAGIQTYLFERKLDNAKPCGGAIPLCMVSEFDLPPEIVDRRVRNMKMISPSNIEVDLHLVKPDEYIGMCRREILDGFLRDRAAKLGATVINGTVHKLEIPTNNTSPYVLHYADHSDGSATGVQKTLAVDLVIGADGANSRVAKAIDAGEYNYAIAFQERIRLPEDKMAYYQDLAEMYVGNDVSPDFYAWVFPKYDHVAVGTGTMKVNQAKIKQLQAGIRARAAKRLEGGEIIKVEAHPIPEHPRPRRVVGRVALVGDAAGTVTKSSGEGIYFAAKSARMCAETIVEASNGGQRIPTEDDLKVYLKKWDKQYGMTYLVLDILQRVFYRSDATREAFVEMCADMDVQKLTFDSYLYKTVVPANPLVQLKITAKTIGSLLRGNALAP; encoded by the coding sequence TTGGCACTACGGGTTGCTGTTGTGGGAGGGGGTCCCGCAGGATCTTCCGCTGCGGAAACATTGGTGAAAGCAGGAATTCAAACTTACCTCTTTGAGCGCAAGCTAGACAATGCCAAACCATGTGGCGGCGCGATTCCCCTGTGTATGGTCAGTGAGTTTGACCTTCCTCCGGAAATTGTGGATCGGCGAGTCAGAAATATGAAGATGATTTCGCCTTCTAATATTGAAGTGGATCTGCACTTAGTTAAACCAGATGAATATATTGGGATGTGCCGTCGGGAAATCCTGGATGGGTTCCTGCGCGATCGCGCTGCCAAGTTGGGCGCGACGGTAATCAACGGCACCGTTCATAAGCTGGAAATTCCTACAAATAATACCAGTCCTTATGTGCTGCACTATGCGGATCATTCCGATGGCAGCGCTACTGGAGTCCAGAAAACTCTGGCAGTGGATTTGGTGATTGGTGCAGATGGGGCAAACTCTCGCGTGGCTAAAGCCATTGATGCCGGTGAATATAATTATGCGATCGCTTTCCAAGAACGCATTCGGCTGCCGGAAGATAAAATGGCCTACTACCAAGACTTAGCGGAAATGTATGTGGGCAACGATGTTTCCCCAGACTTCTACGCTTGGGTATTCCCCAAATATGACCATGTGGCCGTAGGAACCGGCACCATGAAAGTCAACCAAGCCAAAATTAAACAACTCCAGGCCGGAATTCGGGCTCGCGCCGCCAAACGTCTCGAAGGCGGCGAAATTATTAAAGTTGAAGCACACCCCATCCCCGAACATCCCCGTCCGCGTCGCGTAGTCGGTCGGGTTGCCTTAGTCGGTGATGCCGCAGGAACCGTCACCAAGTCTTCCGGTGAAGGGATTTACTTTGCGGCAAAATCAGCCCGGATGTGTGCGGAAACCATTGTGGAAGCCTCCAATGGTGGCCAACGGATTCCTACGGAAGATGACCTGAAAGTTTATCTGAAAAAGTGGGATAAACAGTATGGCATGACCTATTTGGTGCTGGATATTCTGCAACGAGTGTTTTACCGTTCCGACGCTACCCGCGAGGCATTCGTGGAAATGTGCGCGGATATGGATGTGCAGAAACTCACCTTTGACAGCTATCTCTACAAAACGGTGGTTCCAGCGAATCCTTTGGTGCAGCTAAAGATTACCGCCAAGACCATTGGTAGCTTACTCCGTGGGAATGCTTTAGCCCCATAA
- the apcB gene encoding allophycocyanin subunit beta, giving the protein MRDAVTSLIKNYDVTGRYLDRNAIDQLKSYFETGSTRVQAATVINANAAALVKQAGSQLFSDLPELIRPGGNAYTTRRYAACLRDMDYYLRYATYALVAGSTDVLDERVLQGLRETYNSLSVPIGPTVVGIGILKDMVKGTVEAAGIQPGDWLDEPFDHMIRELAETDV; this is encoded by the coding sequence ATGCGGGACGCAGTAACAAGTCTAATTAAAAATTATGATGTGACAGGTCGTTACCTGGATCGGAATGCGATCGATCAACTGAAATCCTATTTTGAAACTGGCAGCACACGAGTCCAAGCGGCGACGGTGATTAACGCCAATGCGGCTGCCCTGGTGAAGCAAGCCGGTTCTCAGTTATTTTCCGATCTACCGGAACTGATTCGTCCTGGTGGTAATGCTTATACGACTCGTCGCTATGCTGCGTGCTTGCGGGATATGGACTATTACCTGCGCTATGCCACTTATGCCCTGGTTGCTGGTAGCACCGATGTGCTGGATGAGCGCGTCCTCCAAGGGTTACGGGAAACCTATAATTCCTTGAGTGTACCCATTGGCCCGACGGTGGTGGGGATTGGGATTCTCAAGGATATGGTGAAAGGGACTGTAGAAGCAGCGGGAATTCAGCCCGGTGATTGGTTGGATGAGCCTTTCGATCATATGATCCGGGAATTGGCTGAAACAGATGTTTAA
- a CDS encoding NAD(P)/FAD-dependent oxidoreductase, giving the protein MKLSSKNLETRLDTLYDAIVVGGGMGGISAAIYLARYGLKCLIVEKGKGRSFWMQDLRNYVGLDPHTPGRDILKDGTEQAIAWGADHLRGYVEEAIDEGETFAVRVKVGKKDPTGSVFRSKYLIAASGIIDVLPQLDNMQNVYDYAGYTLHVCMICDGFDMWDQKAVLIAGTEGQINAAFVLNWFTPYISVLTHGLCSVSDAMKQKLADHGYPLYEAAIARFLGENHQLSGVELVDGTIVEATTGLVSMGSIYHNQYLKGIQGLEWDGENLITNNMAQTSHPRIFALGDLKQGLNQVSIAVADGTLAATQIWRNIRRASPPRKWEENLLATR; this is encoded by the coding sequence ATGAAACTCTCTAGTAAAAATCTGGAAACTCGCCTGGACACCCTCTATGATGCCATAGTAGTCGGTGGCGGTATGGGGGGAATTTCTGCCGCCATTTATCTCGCTCGCTATGGTCTGAAATGCCTGATAGTGGAAAAAGGCAAAGGGCGATCTTTTTGGATGCAGGATCTTCGCAACTATGTCGGACTAGATCCTCATACCCCTGGGCGGGATATTTTAAAGGATGGCACCGAACAAGCGATCGCCTGGGGTGCGGATCATCTACGGGGCTATGTAGAAGAAGCGATCGATGAAGGGGAAACCTTTGCCGTCCGGGTGAAAGTGGGCAAAAAAGATCCTACAGGTTCGGTATTTCGCAGCAAATATTTAATCGCCGCTTCCGGGATTATCGATGTGCTGCCCCAACTAGATAATATGCAAAATGTCTATGATTATGCAGGCTACACCCTCCATGTCTGCATGATTTGTGACGGCTTTGATATGTGGGATCAAAAAGCAGTCTTAATTGCCGGGACTGAAGGGCAAATTAATGCCGCATTTGTCCTCAACTGGTTTACTCCTTATATTTCTGTGCTAACTCATGGTTTGTGTTCGGTGAGTGATGCCATGAAGCAGAAACTCGCGGATCATGGCTATCCCCTCTATGAAGCCGCGATCGCCCGCTTTTTAGGCGAAAATCATCAACTCAGTGGCGTCGAACTGGTAGATGGCACCATTGTAGAAGCCACCACAGGTTTAGTCAGCATGGGTTCGATTTACCACAACCAATACCTCAAAGGAATTCAAGGACTAGAGTGGGACGGCGAAAACTTAATCACCAACAATATGGCCCAAACCAGTCATCCGCGAATTTTTGCTTTGGGTGATTTAAAACAAGGACTCAATCAAGTCTCGATCGCCGTCGCCGATGGGACTTTAGCTGCCACTCAAATCTGGCGCAACATTCGGCGGGCTTCTCCTCCCCGTAAATGGGAAGAAAACTTATTAGCCACTCGGTAA